The Vibrio tapetis subsp. tapetis genome segment TCCTTTTCTTCAACCATTCGCTGCATTAAAACTGAGCCAACCATACCTCGCCAGCCAACTAAACCTACTTTCATCATCTCTACGCTCCCTGTGTTCTTTAAAATATGCTTTCCCCATCTATAAAAGTTTCTGTTATGGAAAACAACCCTTTTTAGATGAAAAATGTAAAAAAAACGTTCGGAGGGCTATTTTTCTACTTTTTCAATGCACTTTCTTTGGTTTTTTTACCCACAAAGTACCCCAATGCGAAAGGCGCAAAGAAAATCACTAAAACGAATAAGATAAAATAGATGAGTACACTTTTTATAAGCTCGGTAAGCTCTTGAATCGCTAAAGTCACGACGTCTTTTGACAATTTATCCATGTCTTGGGTGAGCATCGCTCGTTGCTCCGCCACCACTGCTGCGATTTCTACTCGCTCTCTTGATACCATGCTGTCAAAGGCTTGCCTCTCTTGAGTTAACTTTTCGAGTTTCTGATCCGTCATGAGATCGATGTCGGCAATTAAGGGTTGCAGCTCCTTACTCATTTCTTGAGCTAAGTACCTCATATACTCTGGATTATTGGTGACAAAATCTTGGAATTTATACGACGTCTGAGTGATGCTGTCTAAAGTTTGATTCAGCTTTTCGCCACTTAGCGTGCTGTTTCTGGCGATCAGCTCAGCTTTCCACGCCATAATTTTCGGTGTTTGTTCAGAAACAAGACTCAGTCGGTCAGAAACATCCCCCAGAGCTTCGGGCATAGAACCCAACGTGGAGACCGCTTCACTTTCATCAATACCTTGCGATGTTAACCAGTCATTAAAGGCAGGAGAACGGCGAAACCAAATATCCGTAAAAGGGTGCTGCTTTGCAAAGTTATGACTGAATGTTCGACTTGATTGATACGATTGCTTGCTAAGAAGTTTACTGGCTAAGGAGTCAAATTGGAGCGCTAACGCATGCGATGCAGACTTTGCTTCCCCCGAGACGAACAGGCTTTGACCAGCTTCGGTTGAAAAGAACGCATCCATCTGCAAGGTGAATACCCATGAATCAATCAAGCCAGCCATTGGCGAAACTTGATAAGCCGAGTTTTGCATACCCTCGAGCGCGTAAATTTGCCATAACAACAGGTTCGACTGATAGGCGGTATCACTTTGATCGGCTTGTCTAGAAAGTTGCTCAGCGGCATCCTCTACTTGAGTAAAAAACGACTTCGCATATTCACGAGTCAAAATTCTCATATTGAGTTCTTGTTTCGTTAAAGGCACTGAGTCAGTTTCTAGCTTTAACTCAAACACAGAGCAGCCGTTGATTAATAGAACCGCTAAAAAAACTATCCAATGCTTGTTAAAACAACGCATCATATCAAACCTATCTAGGAAATTATCGCAAGCATTCTAGTCTCAACCTTATTAAAGGTATAGAGATAAAGAGTAGCAAAGCAGATAAAAAGACCTACTTAACGGTTTTCAGATAAACCAATACCTCAGCCACAACCTGAGACAGGTCATTTTCAAGCTCCGTGAGTAGATCAAGTGGAAGCTCAGCACACTCTTCCAGCATTTTTTCCAACTTAAGTGCCGTGCTTTTAAGGTCGGCCGCCCCCAAGTTACCAGCAACGCCCTTAAGACTATGCGCAGCACGCAATGCCATCACCCGATCTTTTGCAAAATACGTCTTAATTTTTTCGGCATCATTTTGGTGGTCAGCTAAAAAAACGTCCAAAACCATGACAACGGATTCAGTGTCTTGATCAAATGTTTCGAGCATATAGTCGATATCTAATTTGTTGTCAGGCTTATTCTTAATCGGCATCGCTTTTGGTGCTACGGCAGCTACGGCCTGGTTGGTGTCACTCGATATCTGTTTTTCTGCAACTTGGGATTCTACGGGGTGATCTTGCGCTGTTGGTTCTCGTGCCCGTGTGGATTGATTGTGTTGCAACACGTTTAATTCAAAGGGGTCTGTCGTGTCACTCGGTGCAATGTTCGATGAATTGTTTAGCGAATGGTCTTTCTTTGTCTGACCAATCAGCACAGTGACAAAGATAACTAAGAAAGCAAAAAATCCAGAGAAGATCGAAATATACAGTAAACCACTTTCGTGTTGGGCATAGTCAGCATCCATCCTGCTCACTTCATTTTTTATGGTGCTATCCAGCAAACCAGTCAAAATAATTGTAACTTGAGCTTGCTCAGCTAATACCGAAGACGTCAACGACAATAGCGCTTGGAGTTTTTCCTTATCGGGAGAGGTGAGTAATTTTGAACGAGTTAGCAGTGATTCAAGGACGAGATAGTCAACGTCATCGGAATGCTCTCTTGCATAAAAGGCCGCGAATAAAAAAGAGCCAAGTTCGTGATAAAGCGGTAAGGCCTCAGACTGTTTATCGTGATGAGCCTGATGCTCTATTTCAACCGACAAACCTCGTTGGTTTAGCTGCAAACTAATATAGTCGCTGGCCTGGTTTTTAAACCGGTCGGTAAGATAACCTAATTGAGTAAGATCGCTCGAAATCAACCCGTTGTTGTTAGTCTCATTAACCAATTGAAGAGCGGATGATATTCTTACTATACCGCGCTCCAACTTCGAAAGTTGCGCCATTCGATCATCTTGAGGCGTCGCTAGCGAGCTTCTAAAATTTTCAAATTCTCCAGCCAACACTCTCAAAGAAACCCGCTGAGATTGCACAGCTTGATGTTGGATCAGCACCAAAGTAGCACTCAAACCCCATAGTAAAAATGCAATCAGCAGGTACCACTTCAAATGACGCTTATTCATCTATATAGCCATCCTTTGCTACCAATCAGAAATTGGGTAGACTTCAGCCCACCCTATTACTGTTGAATTATCACGTTCTAATTATTGCTTGTTACGAATTTCTACGAGTAAGCTGATCTCGTAAGTTTGGTGGAGTACCTTTGATCGTTAACGTGTCTGTCTCTGGATCATAGAAAATACGCTCACCTAATAGCAAACTATCAAAGTTTATTGATACGCCACCACCTGCGCCAACAAATTTAGTTAGCTTTCTTACTGTGGTACGATCACCAGGGAAACTTTCTTCTAAATCATAACCCTGCTCTTGAGTGTAGTCCAAAAAGCTAGTGCCATCACTG includes the following:
- a CDS encoding chemotaxis protein, with protein sequence MRCFNKHWIVFLAVLLINGCSVFELKLETDSVPLTKQELNMRILTREYAKSFFTQVEDAAEQLSRQADQSDTAYQSNLLLWQIYALEGMQNSAYQVSPMAGLIDSWVFTLQMDAFFSTEAGQSLFVSGEAKSASHALALQFDSLASKLLSKQSYQSSRTFSHNFAKQHPFTDIWFRRSPAFNDWLTSQGIDESEAVSTLGSMPEALGDVSDRLSLVSEQTPKIMAWKAELIARNSTLSGEKLNQTLDSITQTSYKFQDFVTNNPEYMRYLAQEMSKELQPLIADIDLMTDQKLEKLTQERQAFDSMVSRERVEIAAVVAEQRAMLTQDMDKLSKDVVTLAIQELTELIKSVLIYFILFVLVIFFAPFALGYFVGKKTKESALKK
- a CDS encoding Hpt domain-containing protein gives rise to the protein MNKRHLKWYLLIAFLLWGLSATLVLIQHQAVQSQRVSLRVLAGEFENFRSSLATPQDDRMAQLSKLERGIVRISSALQLVNETNNNGLISSDLTQLGYLTDRFKNQASDYISLQLNQRGLSVEIEHQAHHDKQSEALPLYHELGSFLFAAFYAREHSDDVDYLVLESLLTRSKLLTSPDKEKLQALLSLTSSVLAEQAQVTIILTGLLDSTIKNEVSRMDADYAQHESGLLYISIFSGFFAFLVIFVTVLIGQTKKDHSLNNSSNIAPSDTTDPFELNVLQHNQSTRAREPTAQDHPVESQVAEKQISSDTNQAVAAVAPKAMPIKNKPDNKLDIDYMLETFDQDTESVVMVLDVFLADHQNDAEKIKTYFAKDRVMALRAAHSLKGVAGNLGAADLKSTALKLEKMLEECAELPLDLLTELENDLSQVVAEVLVYLKTVK